The following coding sequences are from one Macaca mulatta isolate MMU2019108-1 chromosome 7, T2T-MMU8v2.0, whole genome shotgun sequence window:
- the AP5M1 gene encoding AP-5 complex subunit mu-1 isoform X2 — protein sequence MAQRAVWLISHEPGTPLCGTVRFSRRYPTVEKRARVFNGASYVPIPEDGPFLKALLFELRLLDDDKDFVESRDSCSRINKTSIYGLLIGGEELWPVVAFLKNDIIYACVPLVEQTLSPRPPLISVSGVSQGFEFLFGIQDFLYSGQKNDSELNTKLSQLPDLLLQACPFGTLLDANLKNSLDNTNFASVTQPQKQPAWKTGTYKGKPQVSISITEKVKSMQYDKQGIADTWQVVGTVTCKCDLEGIMPNVTISLNLPTNGSPLQDILVHPCVTSLDSAILTSSSIDAMDDSAFSGPYKFPLTPPLESFNLCYYTSQVPVPPILGFYQLKEEEVQLRITINLKLHESVKNNFEFCEAHIPFYNRGPITHLEYKTSFGQLEVFREKSLLIWIIGQKFPKSMEISLSGTVTFGAKSHEKQPFDPICIGETAYLKLHFRILDYTLTGCYADQHSVQVFASGKPKISAYRKLISSDYYIWNSKAPAPVTYGSLLL from the exons GCGGTATCCAACGGTTGAAAAACGAGCCAGAGTCTTCAATGGAGCAAGTTATGTGCCTATTCCCGAAGATGGTCCCTTTCTTAAAGCACTGCTCTTTGAACTTAGATTATTGGATGATGATAAAGACTTTGTTGAGAGTCGTGATAGCTGTTCACGCATCAATAAAACATCCATTTATGGACTCTTGATAGGAGGTGAAGAACTCTGGCCCGTTGTTGCTTTTCTGAAGAATGACATTATATATGCTTGTGTTCCACTAGTTGAACAAACTCTGTCCCCTCGTCCGCCATTAATTAGTGTTAGTGGAGTTTCACAAGGCTTTGAATTTCTTTTTGGGATACAGGATTTTCTTTATTCAGGTCAAAAAAATGACTCTGAGCTAAATACAAAATTGAGCCAGTTGCCTGACTTGCTTCTGCAGGCTTGTCCGTTTGGCACTTTATTAGATGCCAACTTAAAGAATTCATTAGATAATACCAATTTTGCATCTGTGACTCAGCCACAAAAACAGCCAGCTTGGAAAACTGGAACGTACAAAGGAAAACCACAAGTTTCTATTTCTATCACTGAAAAGGTAAAATCCATGCAATATGATAAACAGGGTATAGCGGATACATGGCAAGTTGTTGGAACAGTGACTTGCAAG TGTGATTTGGAAGGAATCATGCCAAATGTTACCATCAGCTTGAATCTCCCCACCAATGGATCTCCACTTCAAGATATTCTAGTTCATCCTTGTGTAACTTCTCTTGACTCTGCAATTCTGACTTCTAGTAGTATTGATGCAATGGATGACTCTGCATTTAGTGGGCCTTACAAATTTCCATTGACTCCACCTTTAGAGTCATTCAACTTATGCTACTACACTTCCCAG gTCCCTGTCCCACCAATTTTGGGATTTTATCAATTGAAGGAGGAAGAAGTACAACTAAGAATAACCATTAATTTAAAACTTCACGAaagtgtgaaaaataattttgaattctgTGAAGCTCATATACCTTTTTACAATAG aggtCCAATTACACATTTGGAATATAAAACTAGTTTTGGCCAGCTTGAAGTATTTCGAGAGAAAAGCTTACTGATCTGGATTATTG GCCAGAAGTTCCCAAAATCAATGGAAATTAGTCTTTCTGGAACTGTAACTTTTGGAGCCAAGAGCCATGAGAAGCAGCCATTTGACCCAATTTGTATTGGAGAAACAGCATATTTAAAG cTTCATTTTAGGATCTTAGATTACACACTCACTGGGTGTTACGCAGATCAGCATTCAGTTCAAGTTTTTGCATcaggaaaaccaaaaataagtgCAT accGGAAACTAATTTCTTCTGATTATTACATCTGGAATTCTAAAGCCCCCGCTCCAGTAACATATGGATCATTATTACTGTAA
- the AP5M1 gene encoding AP-5 complex subunit mu-1 isoform X1: protein MAQRAVWLISHEPGTPLCGTVRFSRRYPTVEKRARVFNGASYVPIPEDGPFLKALLFELRLLDDDKDFVESRDSCSRINKTSIYGLLIGGEELWPVVAFLKNDIIYACVPLVEQTLSPRPPLISVSGVSQGFEFLFGIQDFLYSGQKNDSELNTKLSQLPDLLLQACPFGTLLDANLKNSLDNTNFASVTQPQKQPAWKTGTYKGKPQVSISITEKVKSMQYDKQGIADTWQVVGTVTCKCDLEGIMPNVTISLNLPTNGSPLQDILVHPCVTSLDSAILTSSSIDAMDDSAFSGPYKFPLTPPLESFNLCYYTSQVPVPPILGFYQLKEEEVQLRITINLKLHESVKNNFEFCEAHIPFYNRGPITHLEYKTSFGQLEVFREKSLLIWIIGQKFPKSMEISLSGTVTFGAKSHEKQPFDPICIGETAYLKGHPGHYTATWTTGCAMSSEKLHFRILDYTLTGCYADQHSVQVFASGKPKISAYRKLISSDYYIWNSKAPAPVTYGSLLL from the exons GCGGTATCCAACGGTTGAAAAACGAGCCAGAGTCTTCAATGGAGCAAGTTATGTGCCTATTCCCGAAGATGGTCCCTTTCTTAAAGCACTGCTCTTTGAACTTAGATTATTGGATGATGATAAAGACTTTGTTGAGAGTCGTGATAGCTGTTCACGCATCAATAAAACATCCATTTATGGACTCTTGATAGGAGGTGAAGAACTCTGGCCCGTTGTTGCTTTTCTGAAGAATGACATTATATATGCTTGTGTTCCACTAGTTGAACAAACTCTGTCCCCTCGTCCGCCATTAATTAGTGTTAGTGGAGTTTCACAAGGCTTTGAATTTCTTTTTGGGATACAGGATTTTCTTTATTCAGGTCAAAAAAATGACTCTGAGCTAAATACAAAATTGAGCCAGTTGCCTGACTTGCTTCTGCAGGCTTGTCCGTTTGGCACTTTATTAGATGCCAACTTAAAGAATTCATTAGATAATACCAATTTTGCATCTGTGACTCAGCCACAAAAACAGCCAGCTTGGAAAACTGGAACGTACAAAGGAAAACCACAAGTTTCTATTTCTATCACTGAAAAGGTAAAATCCATGCAATATGATAAACAGGGTATAGCGGATACATGGCAAGTTGTTGGAACAGTGACTTGCAAG TGTGATTTGGAAGGAATCATGCCAAATGTTACCATCAGCTTGAATCTCCCCACCAATGGATCTCCACTTCAAGATATTCTAGTTCATCCTTGTGTAACTTCTCTTGACTCTGCAATTCTGACTTCTAGTAGTATTGATGCAATGGATGACTCTGCATTTAGTGGGCCTTACAAATTTCCATTGACTCCACCTTTAGAGTCATTCAACTTATGCTACTACACTTCCCAG gTCCCTGTCCCACCAATTTTGGGATTTTATCAATTGAAGGAGGAAGAAGTACAACTAAGAATAACCATTAATTTAAAACTTCACGAaagtgtgaaaaataattttgaattctgTGAAGCTCATATACCTTTTTACAATAG aggtCCAATTACACATTTGGAATATAAAACTAGTTTTGGCCAGCTTGAAGTATTTCGAGAGAAAAGCTTACTGATCTGGATTATTG GCCAGAAGTTCCCAAAATCAATGGAAATTAGTCTTTCTGGAACTGTAACTTTTGGAGCCAAGAGCCATGAGAAGCAGCCATTTGACCCAATTTGTATTGGAGAAACAGCATATTTAAAG GGGCACCCTGGCCACTACACTGcaacctggacaacagggtgTGCTATGTCTTCAGAGAAG cTTCATTTTAGGATCTTAGATTACACACTCACTGGGTGTTACGCAGATCAGCATTCAGTTCAAGTTTTTGCATcaggaaaaccaaaaataagtgCAT accGGAAACTAATTTCTTCTGATTATTACATCTGGAATTCTAAAGCCCCCGCTCCAGTAACATATGGATCATTATTACTGTAA
- the AP5M1 gene encoding AP-5 complex subunit mu-1: protein MAQRAVWLISHEPGTPLCGTVRFSRDWQEDSGYLSFTIRRYPTVEKRARVFNGASYVPIPEDGPFLKALLFELRLLDDDKDFVESRDSCSRINKTSIYGLLIGGEELWPVVAFLKNDIIYACVPLVEQTLSPRPPLISVSGVSQGFEFLFGIQDFLYSGQKNDSELNTKLSQLPDLLLQACPFGTLLDANLKNSLDNTNFASVTQPQKQPAWKTGTYKGKPQVSISITEKVKSMQYDKQGIADTWQVVGTVTCKCDLEGIMPNVTISLNLPTNGSPLQDILVHPCVTSLDSAILTSSSIDAMDDSAFSGPYKFPLTPPLESFNLCYYTSQVPVPPILGFYQLKEEEVQLRITINLKLHESVKNNFEFCEAHIPFYNRGPITHLEYKTSFGQLEVFREKSLLIWIIGQKFPKSMEISLSGTVTFGAKSHEKQPFDPICIGETAYLKLHFRILDYTLTGCYADQHSVQVFASGKPKISAYRKLISSDYYIWNSKAPAPVTYGSLLL, encoded by the exons GGATTGGCAAGAAGACTCAGGGTACCTGTCATTCACTATA AGGCGGTATCCAACGGTTGAAAAACGAGCCAGAGTCTTCAATGGAGCAAGTTATGTGCCTATTCCCGAAGATGGTCCCTTTCTTAAAGCACTGCTCTTTGAACTTAGATTATTGGATGATGATAAAGACTTTGTTGAGAGTCGTGATAGCTGTTCACGCATCAATAAAACATCCATTTATGGACTCTTGATAGGAGGTGAAGAACTCTGGCCCGTTGTTGCTTTTCTGAAGAATGACATTATATATGCTTGTGTTCCACTAGTTGAACAAACTCTGTCCCCTCGTCCGCCATTAATTAGTGTTAGTGGAGTTTCACAAGGCTTTGAATTTCTTTTTGGGATACAGGATTTTCTTTATTCAGGTCAAAAAAATGACTCTGAGCTAAATACAAAATTGAGCCAGTTGCCTGACTTGCTTCTGCAGGCTTGTCCGTTTGGCACTTTATTAGATGCCAACTTAAAGAATTCATTAGATAATACCAATTTTGCATCTGTGACTCAGCCACAAAAACAGCCAGCTTGGAAAACTGGAACGTACAAAGGAAAACCACAAGTTTCTATTTCTATCACTGAAAAGGTAAAATCCATGCAATATGATAAACAGGGTATAGCGGATACATGGCAAGTTGTTGGAACAGTGACTTGCAAG TGTGATTTGGAAGGAATCATGCCAAATGTTACCATCAGCTTGAATCTCCCCACCAATGGATCTCCACTTCAAGATATTCTAGTTCATCCTTGTGTAACTTCTCTTGACTCTGCAATTCTGACTTCTAGTAGTATTGATGCAATGGATGACTCTGCATTTAGTGGGCCTTACAAATTTCCATTGACTCCACCTTTAGAGTCATTCAACTTATGCTACTACACTTCCCAG gTCCCTGTCCCACCAATTTTGGGATTTTATCAATTGAAGGAGGAAGAAGTACAACTAAGAATAACCATTAATTTAAAACTTCACGAaagtgtgaaaaataattttgaattctgTGAAGCTCATATACCTTTTTACAATAG aggtCCAATTACACATTTGGAATATAAAACTAGTTTTGGCCAGCTTGAAGTATTTCGAGAGAAAAGCTTACTGATCTGGATTATTG GCCAGAAGTTCCCAAAATCAATGGAAATTAGTCTTTCTGGAACTGTAACTTTTGGAGCCAAGAGCCATGAGAAGCAGCCATTTGACCCAATTTGTATTGGAGAAACAGCATATTTAAAG cTTCATTTTAGGATCTTAGATTACACACTCACTGGGTGTTACGCAGATCAGCATTCAGTTCAAGTTTTTGCATcaggaaaaccaaaaataagtgCAT accGGAAACTAATTTCTTCTGATTATTACATCTGGAATTCTAAAGCCCCCGCTCCAGTAACATATGGATCATTATTACTGTAA
- the AP5M1 gene encoding AP-5 complex subunit mu-1 isoform X3, protein MAQRAVWLISHEPGTPLCGTVRFSRRYPTVEKRARVFNGASYVPIPEDGPFLKALLFELRLLDDDKDFVESRDSCSRINKTSIYGLLIGGEELWPVVAFLKNDIIYACVPLVEQTLSPRPPLISVSGVSQGFEFLFGIQDFLYSGQKNDSELNTKLSQLPDLLLQACPFGTLLDANLKNSLDNTNFASVTQPQKQPAWKTGTYKGKPQVSISITEKVKSMQYDKQGIADTWQVVGTVTCKCDLEGIMPNVTISLNLPTNGSPLQDILVHPCVTSLDSAILTSSSIDAMDDSAFSGPYKFPLTPPLESFNLCYYTSQVPVPPILGFYQLKEEEVQLRITINLKLHESVKNNFEFCEAHIPFYNRGPITHLEYKTSFGQLEVFREKSLLIWIIGQKFPKSMEISLSGTVTFGAKSHEKQPFDPICIGETAYLKTGN, encoded by the exons GCGGTATCCAACGGTTGAAAAACGAGCCAGAGTCTTCAATGGAGCAAGTTATGTGCCTATTCCCGAAGATGGTCCCTTTCTTAAAGCACTGCTCTTTGAACTTAGATTATTGGATGATGATAAAGACTTTGTTGAGAGTCGTGATAGCTGTTCACGCATCAATAAAACATCCATTTATGGACTCTTGATAGGAGGTGAAGAACTCTGGCCCGTTGTTGCTTTTCTGAAGAATGACATTATATATGCTTGTGTTCCACTAGTTGAACAAACTCTGTCCCCTCGTCCGCCATTAATTAGTGTTAGTGGAGTTTCACAAGGCTTTGAATTTCTTTTTGGGATACAGGATTTTCTTTATTCAGGTCAAAAAAATGACTCTGAGCTAAATACAAAATTGAGCCAGTTGCCTGACTTGCTTCTGCAGGCTTGTCCGTTTGGCACTTTATTAGATGCCAACTTAAAGAATTCATTAGATAATACCAATTTTGCATCTGTGACTCAGCCACAAAAACAGCCAGCTTGGAAAACTGGAACGTACAAAGGAAAACCACAAGTTTCTATTTCTATCACTGAAAAGGTAAAATCCATGCAATATGATAAACAGGGTATAGCGGATACATGGCAAGTTGTTGGAACAGTGACTTGCAAG TGTGATTTGGAAGGAATCATGCCAAATGTTACCATCAGCTTGAATCTCCCCACCAATGGATCTCCACTTCAAGATATTCTAGTTCATCCTTGTGTAACTTCTCTTGACTCTGCAATTCTGACTTCTAGTAGTATTGATGCAATGGATGACTCTGCATTTAGTGGGCCTTACAAATTTCCATTGACTCCACCTTTAGAGTCATTCAACTTATGCTACTACACTTCCCAG gTCCCTGTCCCACCAATTTTGGGATTTTATCAATTGAAGGAGGAAGAAGTACAACTAAGAATAACCATTAATTTAAAACTTCACGAaagtgtgaaaaataattttgaattctgTGAAGCTCATATACCTTTTTACAATAG aggtCCAATTACACATTTGGAATATAAAACTAGTTTTGGCCAGCTTGAAGTATTTCGAGAGAAAAGCTTACTGATCTGGATTATTG GCCAGAAGTTCCCAAAATCAATGGAAATTAGTCTTTCTGGAACTGTAACTTTTGGAGCCAAGAGCCATGAGAAGCAGCCATTTGACCCAATTTGTATTGGAGAAACAGCATATTTAAAG accGGAAACTAA